gtggcattttaatttttctaatgattattattattattttgttgataaaattatgCCAATATGATTTTGAAGTCAGTATTTTGCAGGAGGTAGTCTAGTATTACCTATAAAtttgcatgttttaaaattttaataaatatatttgtttatttataatttatgttaataatttttagcatcattcaaaatggtttttgtaaattaagactgtaatgaaacgaaatttaaaatctaaaggAAGAGAaatgtgtagttttaaattattttctgaaaaccaaaaattgcataatttattactttacatttttgaaaaataaacttcatggaagttctaaaaattatatagcaCAATATCTcctaatcttattaaaaaaaaactgcctttttattttctgtttattttaaaaggcatAGTTTTGTAAAGACACTCTGTTGTAAAGatcttattaattacaaaaaggaaaaaaaaaatgcaaatcaaaaatttacccTGAAATTCAAGATGATAGGAAAGGTCTGTATTTGGgaggaaaaaaacatagaaaaaaattcgataaatatataagacaaactagttcattttaagttttgttctagcaatattttctttattctgtGTACTAATATTATGAtgtcataattaatatttcattcacaattttgtttcttaatttgatAATCAATTTATGTgtgtttactttcttttaatttaagcataatcaaaaatatatatcttttattattatgcatattCTAATAACTTTATGTGAATTTATTGcatatagtatattttattgttaaaattaaactatgaaaTTTCCTAAACTATATTTCCGTGTATACCAGGCAAATAATTACAGACTTTCCACGGCGCCGAGAAAACCTGGAATCATCAGGGTATTTGGTATAAAAAGTCagggaataatttaattttatgcaaaaattagaaaaatcttgCAACAAATCTGGAATATAATCAATTTCATTATTGACTGTAAATTTACGCAATTAATGCTGTTCAAAGTGCTTAACTCTaacatctatttttattatttcttgtaaaaattctgctgattgcttatttttttttctctctttttttagaattattgtaactccttaataatttcaattaaaagatatttttatctttaaaatgtatctttattgaaaaatacatatatactgCATAAAAGATTcatatttcgaaaattattttcatatgtaaccatatttgtagtttaataatgctaagtcttttaaaaattaacctttgtatataaattttggtttttaatcaCAAATTAGATATAAGATGGTTCAATATATTACTGATGTGACtcttaataaaatgtgtttcattgaaattttaaatttttcaacttatgtgcaaaatattgtttttatctgTAATATGCATACTTGAGTATTATTAAACCTACATGGTAAGCCTTTGACTAGTTTAATTTTGTCTCTTTCTAAATCttatatttagcatattttctgTGAAAATGAAAGTTTCATAGTTTATAGAAATTGGAAATTTTcttggaaaacctggaaaagtcaaggagttttatttctaaaattgatttcttGAATTAACAATACCAcctatataataaatttatttaaaatgccttatattttgtttgtaaaattttcctCCAGGTCAGTGCACAACAAACCTTTTCTGTTGATTatgaaaacaattgttttttgaaagatgGAAAACCATTTAGATATGTCTCTGGTTCCATTCACTATTTCCGTGTTCCATCTGACTTTTGGTATGATAggatttataaaatgaagatgGCTGGACTGAATGCAATTCAAACGTAAGTTATTTTACAtcagtttcatttataaataatctcATTGAGTAACtcagaacaattttaaatttattaataattttataatttattttaattaatttttcattagattGTTTTACAGTTTATGGTGTTATTGTATTCACATTGTAACTCTcaactgataatttaaaatagtataatttatttctactaaAGTTATTACACccttgatttaaattattgcatacTTATTAACCTTCGCTACATGATATTTCAgatactcatttaaaaaatacgggTGGGAAATTTAACCTAGcagttgtttttgtttatttttatcgtttaaaTTAAGGGTTGAAAAACTCGCTCTTTGTTAAAATTCTATGCACTATGTTATGCTCTGTGACAGAATCgtggcgacattgtcgcagaatgtTACTGTGTTCTTGCTGAAGAATTTTTCctttgggaaataaaaaattttgcttttcttttctgcagaaattttctaaagattttatcttttcttcagaattatattcaaaagatgcctTTCTCGCGCTTCggagaagggaaaaaattagtTGTGACTTTACTATTCTCATtggggaataataaaaaataaagaataatgaagtaaaaagtttggttttctttgaaattttcgttcCAATTCTTCATGCAGTTATTACTACTGATTTCcacatagcttttaaaatccgatattaTTTATCACAACAACTATATCTCGAAATGAAAACACGCATTTAGTAAACCCTTTTTGAAGAGTCCGATTCCCGTGATTTTGTCGTCCATCTTTTTTATTGGCATTTACTGctacaaattttacaatattatttttttaatggatgatgaattataaaatgtgaaaaaggaAGTGATTAGTGTGTTATCTTtctacaaaatgcgagaatatcgaccattatattagaataaaaaaaatcacatattcaattaaaaaaattactttatttgatctaattttcatttatttatttcattaatttacatttttttgaagttactgttataattttttttgaagtttgtatatttattactgttaatcattttgcagaaagatattattataaaagaggTAATCGCAGAAAgcctgaaaaaattctgcctcaATGATGTTATGTATCATTTAGACTTAGTAAATGTGTTTTACATTCATTCAATGTGTTATTTATGTGtgacatttatttaatgtgtgCTTGCCATTCTATGCATGGCATATTTCAGAAGAGAACatctttctcattttaatttttagaatgaaggaaaaaataatagtgataaaaaaattatcatcaaagactTTAGATATCTGAGATTAAAGAACTGGaataaataacagaattaaATACGTGTGTCTTTAGATGcctaacaattaataatctgATTTCTAACCATTTAAATAGCTAACAAAAAGtaccataattttcaaaagctattgttttatttgaaaaattaactttaaaaaaattagcgatctattaaagaaaattatcaataaagttttagaaatttatacaaaaatcaaGGGTTTATCTCTAAGTTGACAACACTTGAGTTATAAGTAAATCTATTCAAtctattgttttcatttaaaatctaaaaaactaCAGATTAgatctgtatatttttaaagcaaataaagtttcttaatcaagtaaaaaactactgtttttttagATAACAATCAATAACATTCTGATAATAATCTAATcaatcatttaaatgttttaatttttacagaacaCAAAGTTGTATTCATCCAACTTTGTGGTTTTaagtaaatgcaaaaaaatgttttgtaaatataaagtattttattattaaatgataaaaatatagttacaaaTTGTATTATGATAAATGGAtgatgtattaataataaaaaataatttagtgaataagcattttattcatAGTAATTTAATGATATCCATACATGAACATTTTATCCATAGTGATATAATGATTAAtgatcatttaataataattttattcatggaaaaaacgtttttctcttaaagtaaatataaatttactttatatacaTTTTGTAATGAGATACTAAATGAACCTTACCACAGTTTAGTGGAATCAATTGGTGATCCaacttcaattttcttttcatatctcctcaaaaaactataaatacttCAAATAGGTGTTAGCAATTGTTGGGTTTTATGAgttattattctgaaaaattacattacatatagtaaataataaaggCAGCTATCAAAATATAAGCaattttccatgtaaaataTCAGATAGAGAAGATTATAGACCAAggtctaaattaaaaaatactgtactgttaaaatttattttttttaaaaaattatattgctaaCATATATGTGgaaggaaaaataatgaattttttttaaataaagtacaaacagaaaattttaaagattcatAATGAACGGaatgtttcataataaaatactcaagttttttttaattaaataatttaatttttaaactttgaacaaATTCAAAAGATGTACcagtaaactttttatttaaaaaaaaagaaaaaaaaatctacattattcattattttcttacaagtttttattgttcaaattaatttgaattgtgGTTTAATTAGGTATGTAGAATGGAATCATCATGAACCTGAACCaggtgtttataattttaaaggcaACTATGacttaccaaaatttttaaaaattgcaaaagaatTGGATATGGTTGTTATTTTACGTACAGGTCCTTTTATTGATGCTGAAAGAGATATGGTGAGTTATAAAAACACAACTATgttgttcattttaaattactgtgAATATTGTAAAGATctaagacatttatttttattttttagggtGGCTTGCCTTACTGGCTTTTGAGAATTGATcccaaaatgaaattaagaaccTATGATTCtagtaagtatttaaatattttctattaagtcaatttttaaaaaaaatcctgaatttttttaaccctgAGTTGCAATgcctttgtttaaatattttgttctaaatgaTGCCTcatcataaaagtttttctgaAGTAGCCATTTAACCTCTTTCTTAAGAGAcattgaagaataaatttaatctctttCTTGAAAAGCTGCAACTTCATCTACATAAACTGCAACTGATAATGTGAATAAtgattattctttcttttattaaattaggatTATGGCATTGAATCtgtggtatttattttttcttgtgaaaTTTGCAAACCATTTTGTTGAGTACTTTGTCTCTCCATTCCACTATTTCAAGAAGTACATGAATTCAGATTCATTTTtctaatgatataaaaatgacTGTTTCATctcgttttattaaattaataattatttcaattacgTCTTTAGAAtacagaattatattaaaaaaattgttttacaattatattaacaattgtagaattattttattgattcaagatttttttttgttagtaacgatctacttcaaaaaaatctttctcttaaatataatataatatactttatgaaaattaaaatatctgaaacataataaacttccattttgttttaatgtgtGTAAATGGAcattatataaatcaaatgatgttaaaagttatatattgtATATGAACCTCATTATAAacactgtttaaaaattacaaagggtaaaatttttgttaaaacgtTTCAGTGTGAATTGGTCACATTCTACCTTGATCTGTTAGATAAATGGTAAAGCGGAGATGATTAAAACTGATAGTGGCTACACCACTCTAAAGGGGTTCAAATATGATATTGTAGCATGGTTATTAACAATcaaggttttatttttgatgatgtAGAAACTATCCAAAAATTCAGGTAAATGCATGAAATACATTTACTTTGAATGATGTGATGCATGCCCTTCTGtcaaacaatatttgaaaaaacatttttcaaatatttataaatcattaaatttttcattttctaacaCTTACTgtcattttaccataatttttaccttaaactGTACATTTATCTCTTTAGTATGATGTAATCTATGTTGGATTAAATCATCTCTGTTTAATCATCTCTGCCATTAAGAACCAATAAAAGTGTACCAGTGTAAAACCAAAACACATATAGTTCTCCATTGAAATTTTACCATTTGTGATCTTTAATGTTGTTTTTGtggatatttaatattatcgTAAAGAgttacttttgtaattttatacattatgtacatgtttattattttctattaatctgttaaaaattatgtttaacataggtattgtttttcattaattatttttcaacttgttTTAGACTACATTAAATATGTTGACAAATGGTACAGTGTTCTACTTCCTGTCATAGAGCCTTTCTTATATAATAATGGAGGTCCTATAATTACAGTTCAGGTaacatgtttttagaatttttaaaaaactactattcttcctttttttttctgtggcagaCTGGACTATTTAGGAGTCAGGAAACTGGCCTTGtgtcagaaaggttctgggtttgaatcctgGGCTagacatggatgttctttcattctttgtactatctgtccttactgtggaagCAACGTTGACCCACCTAATATGATACCCCTGAAACAGcagccaacaaatctgccctctAAATGCCTGATTTCACAAAATGTTAACCATTTTtctggataatttttaattaatcacattaatttgtttttattaactctCTGTTTGTTTTAATATCTAGAAAttcttattctcatttttttttataatttgttttcagattGAAAATGAATATGGTAGTACTGGTCTCTGTGATGCTCAGTACAAATCtcatttaagagatttttttaaccgatatttgaaaaacaaagcaGTTTTATTTACTACCGATGGTGGTGGCTGTGAAAACTGCATACGTTGTGGAAGAACAGATGAAGTACTCGCTACTATTGATTTTGGAACAGGTAATTAGTGCGTTTTGATAGaggctttataaattttttatttaataaaaaaatctgtacagtctttgatacatattttgaaattcgttTTAAGGGTCTAGGTGGTTTTGATTTCATTGTGAAAGCATCAACGTACAACTTTGTTTCATgactttgataaaattagcacagtgtccagaattttttactttagtttattataagcaccgacattatttaaattggaCAATAAAGAGTACTTTATTTCACTTGAAGAAATTGAGGAattcaaagttattttctaaattaaaatgaaaacttaattttttgtatttttttgaaaaaaattattttcaccaaaaaataaataaataaaataaaatattcaccaATATTCAAGAGTTAAAACGAGTagattgttttgtttaaatcagAAACCAAGTTTTAATGTAGTAAGTGTATTTGAAATCAAGAAATTTCTTGAGGAAGGTAAACAGaatttgaattaagaaaaagagaacTTAACTAGAAggagaacttttaaatttaaacatacagttggacttctatttaacgaacttccattttgcgaatttttttgaGGAACCaggaacattttggaaatttctttgtaaaataacttccaaatagcaaagtgaattttctatttaacgaaattttcttggagatccactttccctatttccaaagatatatttcagaacatttcaaacttgttaacgcattttatgggggaaatgaccttTTGATTTTCTaagccacttaacttttagagaaagtagTAAAATctctttccctttttgtttacGTTTCAAACGAAAAGCTCGgacaaaattaacggattttatcagtagcaattaaacaaAAGAACGCATGTCGagatgtatgtttaaaattactttatattacatttactttattaaattattaatttattactttagtaaaattaatgtattaaaattactttatgcagttataattttatacagcaaataattttatcataattataatttataattttatcataaatttagctttttttagtaTATAGTGTATGTAGCATGCTAGTTTAACATTgcataatgttttgctctattcttgctttccatgcagatttcttttatggctaaaattaaaaaataaatactaaatactagtttacaagataaaggtgtaacaattgctattttaattatgtctagtgtttatgaatttaaaacctgttttgtgttgtttaagtatttcaaacggtgaatttctatttaacgaattttccacaTAATGAACTTACTATCATGATTTAGCagcttcgttaaatagaggtccgactgcaTTTGTATTCTGTAAAGCTCTATATATCTTTGTTAATTTGAACTCaagatatttcaaataattcaataattgattgaatggatgaaaattactattttgatGTCAAAAACGAGCTTTTACTTGATtcattaaatcaatataaaagaaatgaaatttttttcctgttttccactgtttaagatttaaaaggaaaagaagacTGCACTCAGAAACCTAGATAAGTGTTCCactataactttttaatttatttttgcattaatttgaacaaaaataaaagcattaaaagttCTATCATAAGTAGCAATGAAATCTGAAAGAaaccaaaacaaattaaaataacacaagctgttttttcaagtttgcaaaaaatattaaagtatcaGGAAGTGAAAGGTATGTACACTGAATATAAGCAAAAAACCTTGAATGTGTCTAATAATGAAGAAACAATCTAAGTATGTAAGCAAATTGACAGATCTATACAAAATACaatcaatataaatatcatgcacatttatgtattataaatatgtctttttatgttaatcaattaatcaactgttaataagtttcattttttaaagcaggctctttttttgatatattaaaaaatatcaaaagctgAAATGTTGCTGGctctaaaaattctgaatatgtTGTCCTCTTTCCCTGCCATTTTACATACACacataaaacattgttttatatttttgtgtgttcatatttattgaaagtatTAGTATGTAGCAGTGGTAGTTCATCAATTCTTCTGAATtagtgtttattatttattagggAAATAAGCAGCATCTTTGACATCCTTCATTTTACAGGTGCAAATGTTACGAGTTTATATCAATCACTACGCTGGCATCAAGCAAGAGGACCATTAGtgaattctgaattttatcCTGGTTGGTTAGATCACTGGGCTCAACCTCATGCTAACGTCAGCAGTGAGGCTATTGTCAAGACATTAACTGACATGTTAAATGCCAATGTCTCTGTGAATGTGTGAGTTTTCTCGTAAGCTTATTATTCTTAAACAGCTtggtatatattttacataagttTTGAATTGAATAATGTCACTATCttgataaatagatttatagttttattattttgctactttttttacttttatttaccgctttattttgtattattttttttaaataatgtttatacaGACTTTAACTTAGTAATTTAATTCTCAATATGTTGTTTTCCTTAATCCTTAAGTGATATGCTCACTTAACTGAAGTGTAATCTAACCTTGGCATTACAAATTTGAAGGCAGAAACTAAACATCTCGTGATGTAGAAAAATTAGGgtgttgaaaattaataactgtacatgcattttaaaatgtatgaagtACGTTGTAATTCCTAAACACAAAAACAATAAcctgcaaaaattatttagaaacacaTACATTATTTCTGCACCAAGTCCCGCAGTGGGCTGATTGTAAAGACACAGTTTCCAGTAAAACGctaaagtcaagcatcactttgatcagcctgcgtggGGACCAAGGGTGCgcagtatcggtcctcgttaaactattctcCCCTAAACTGCTCAACTTTGCGCACACTGTTCTGGCTACCAAAACAGGGAAGCCATCtcctctacagaggatcaaaattgcgatggcgtgtctttggatcatccttggggatgtttctcagaccgtcgccaatagcccgttgtgcagctctatcagacataaataaagtacctacctattTTTGCACCAAGATTTCTTtgtttgaagataaaatttacttGCGTGCAAAATTGCCAGAATGAGCAGGATTCTGAtctatatatgggtgattctcttGAAACATGACAAatcggaccaaaaaatttcttcaaatttaaagtcttcaaaataatctaaaatttttgtatacttctttagctacacttattaatatcttatagacagcagcgtagtttattgacatttgctcgagaaaaaaaataaaatagaaattcaccaaatcttgaatgctagaaaatgacatattattttagaagtttaaaaaacagtcattttaagttaatagtaagtaactcaacttaagcctttatgttagatggaccatgaattgcttaaattaattctttttatccactgtagaaagaaacaaaaaaaatttttgttgctgatacatacagaataaaattgtgtataattatcaatcattaaataaataaataactttgattacatccaagcatattacaatcaaaCATAAACTTgatattaggttaatatttgatttccctccttacagtattagcagttaaaaagaatttttagtaacacttcaatgtcctggcattcataagccaggaaaatgacagccaggataatgacaaattcgtcATTTTATAGCAtgtaactttactttaatttaatgaatttactttaatttattgaaaatgacagattttcatgggacaagcaaattattgacagaaaaaattattttaaatgaagttttagtaaacaataccctGTGCGtatattctaaaaatgcttacattggataagataaaaaaaaaattagattttgaaaaatgtatgggaagttttgaagctagttattattggaaatattgtttgggacatgccaggaaaatgacattttgatattcaattaaattttttaagtatacaaaacagtcaatgctagtgcaaagtcattttaaaatgctaacagcaatgctatttattaatttttttaaaaaaaagttattttagtattatagaattagatcttggagcaagggacagtgaattgccatgtttcgtgagaatcacccatttACATAAGATTCTTAACATAATATTGGGGGAAAAATTGGgggtttttttttgcattttttttctcctagaaaacattttgttaaaacaaggatcaacacaaaaattaatttatacttaaaaaaatatttttttacctatattTGTTAGAATAAATGCCATATAAAGTTCTAAGGTTATCTAAACTATAACAGACAGTATAAACATCTTTACAATATAATCGtcttcaattgaaataaatttcttaataatgcATATAATGGGATATAAGttttatgctatattttttctttcattacatttttgtctttttttcttcatagataTATGTTTCATGGAGGAACTTCTTTTGGATTTACTGCAGGTAAggagtaaatttgaaattttttgtgacATGGTAGTGTAGATTTAACTCAATCAGTGTTTAATTGACTTATGATcaaacattgaaatataaaagaagtattttatttttatttgcaaataactggtataaacataaatttgtcttctaaataaattaaaaatgattaaagtaGGGCAATGTTTTATACCACATTTTATTATACTGGCAAAAGTATTTGTATTTtgcaatcaaataaatttttcttcaaatatatttaatcttattttatcactgagaaaaaaaatatataaaaaagttaaattgctgtagacaatttcaaaatttgcaaaagaagtttttcaaatgttatattttctactCCATATaccaaaggaaaaataaattatttttttaaacatgtttttacttattaaaaaacaatgcaaGAAACTCCAAGAACAGTGGTGGTGTGCATGTGTCCTTAAAGGCTTTCTCACTTTGATtttctcaattattattttttaaatctatttttaagagCTGTTACATCACATAGtagcattaaatattcatatttgcaataattgggaaaaaacttaaaagatagttgttgttttttaaactttttaatgaaattttgtagtAATAGTGTTCActgaaagatttttcaatttctgactttaccatttcatttatattatgtcgGGTTGAAACTAGTTTGAGAATAAACAtggaattgaaataaagaacTAAATCTTTTGTCTTCTGGAAATGTTATTCTAAGAATGATGATTGGGAGAATGACAATCTACGATTACAATtctatcaattaataattttgcagaTTCATTAgtattaaagtataatttatttaatcgctgtagtagttaaatatttttctttttaacattccattttgaaacttataaagaaatgaatattctggATAGGTTCGAATATTGGCAGCACTTTCCAAGCATGCCCTACAAGTTACGATTATGATGCTCCATTAAGTGAAGCTGGCGATCCAACTCCAAAATACTTTGCCATGAGAGAAGCAATTGGCAAAGTAAGTGCTTTCTCTTCAGTACTTTTTTGCTAGGCCTTATTGACCcagtctaaattattttaacttgaaaaaagggataacattattttgaataatgttttgtaaaaatttctgaaaactgaGTGATTGGTAAtttctgatttcaaattttgaagtattctattaatttattttctctgaatcAGCGCATACTgcacaattaataaaacatattttcaatgtaCTGTGTTTTTTAGTTATATCATACAAGCAAGCTTAGTCCCTTTTAGCATCCcctgaagaaaaacaatttacaatagcttaaaaaatgtctattt
The Parasteatoda tepidariorum isolate YZ-2023 chromosome 9, CAS_Ptep_4.0, whole genome shotgun sequence genome window above contains:
- the LOC107445031 gene encoding beta-galactosidase isoform X2, with product MNRLLLCFTLITFYVFTVSAQQTFSVDYENNCFLKDGKPFRYVSGSIHYFRVPSDFWYDRIYKMKMAGLNAIQTYVEWNHHEPEPGVYNFKGNYDLPKFLKIAKELDMVVILRTGPFIDAERDMGGLPYWLLRIDPKMKLRTYDSNYIKYVDKWYSVLLPVIEPFLYNNGGPIITVQIENEYGSTGLCDAQYKSHLRDFFNRYLKNKAVLFTTDGGGCENCIRCGRTDEVLATIDFGTGANVTSLYQSLRWHQARGPLVNSEFYPGWLDHWAQPHANVSSEAIVKTLTDMLNANVSVNVYMFHGGTSFGFTAGSNIGSTFQACPTSYDYDAPLSEAGDPTPKYFAMREAIGKFLPLPPGPLPKPAPKMKSGPIKLTKSIPLWDYISMNTKSVFSSTPLSFEQLYHPFGFVVYRTTVTFNTADPSILTVNNIADRGHVYVDKVLQGILSREQKVFSIPVRAFKGQTIDILVENQGRVCFGSGINDQKGIFQNVTLGSQALLNWTMIPIPLDSKSIEKIAWKKSVRKVKYDPASTPMLYGGQFTLESGAILDTFLQLDGWHKGVAFINGFNLGRYWPIVGPQVTLYAPSTLFQTEPAVNNLTILELEHAPCQNANTCVVQFVDNPIINGTTPLNQEKRFYGKKFLRQTM